One region of Miscanthus floridulus cultivar M001 chromosome 19, ASM1932011v1, whole genome shotgun sequence genomic DNA includes:
- the LOC136525977 gene encoding uncharacterized protein — translation MANQYADAEEAEVCFNKDVGTHRPSHCYNNRPDDRHHSDRRPDDRSYHRDSGRRASKSLGEITLPVQFSTAINYCVEHINFYIVDFDTAYHAILGWPALAKFMAMPHYAYLVLKMPLPTGVLALWANLTITYACEIESLALAEATDLSIQMASVVTEAKTVPAKDMEILELEPLRASAKSKEIKEVGLSLDDPSKTMKIGAHLDPK, via the exons atggccaaccagtacgccgacgctgaggaagccgaggtgtgcttcaacaaggatgtaggcactcatcgcccatctCACTGCTACAACAACCGCCCTGACGACCGGCACCACAGCGACCGCCGCCCCGACGACCGCAGCTACCACcgtgacagcggcc gcagggcctccaaatcgcttggagagattaccctaccagttcaGTTTAGCACGGCAATCAACTACTGCGTcgaacatatcaacttctacatcgtcgacttcgacaccgcctaccacgccatacttggttggccagctctggccaagttcatggccatgccacactacgcctatctggtgctaaagatgcctttgcctacTGGAGTCTTggccctgtgggccaacctcaCCATCACCTACGCTTGTGaaatagagagtctcgccctcgccgaagctaccgacctctccatccagatggctagcgtggtcaccgaggCCAAGACAGTGCCCGCCAAAGatatggagatcctagagctagagcctctccgtgcctccgccaagtcaaaggaaatcaaggaggtcggccttagCCTCGACgatccctccaagaccatgaagattggggctcaccttgaccccaaatag